A genome region from Clostridia bacterium includes the following:
- a CDS encoding zinc-ribbon domain containing protein: MFEDKTLVCKDCSKDFIFTAREQEFYASKGFQNEPLRCKECRDLKKSQFNRDSGAKRNREMYEAVCAECGKETKVPFKPHLDKPVYCSECFSNGK; encoded by the coding sequence ATGTTCGAAGACAAAACCCTGGTTTGCAAGGATTGCTCAAAAGATTTTATTTTTACTGCGCGTGAGCAGGAATTTTACGCATCAAAAGGTTTTCAGAATGAGCCTTTGAGATGTAAAGAATGCAGAGACCTGAAGAAATCCCAATTTAACAGGGATTCTGGTGCAAAAAGAAACAGAGAAATGTACGAAGCTGTTTGTGCTGAATGTGGAAAGGAAACAAAAGTACCCTTCAAGCCACACCTTGATAAGCCAGTATATTGCAGTGAGTGTTTCTCAAACGGTAAATAA